From a region of the Listeria monocytogenes ATCC 19117 genome:
- a CDS encoding restriction endonuclease, whose product MNKDWTKLKQSANGLPTFDSIIPYILEVLKNDEEATIHTIRNRVYKHLNIPEDIKLVTYPETNDFILANRFSFALSELYKAGALCRPKRGIYQITTSGKKLLKINGDKLTKKMLEEEPDYINYIKELAIRNQRKGISTSVSEDIEKENPKKEVGSIIDNMNNEVSIELLDKIRNSDPYFFEQLVVDLLSRMGYSGEGGSAKVTSRSNDGGIDGIINQDPLGTSTVYLQAKRYKEDNRINRSDIQSFYGALASVRADRGVFITTSSYTSGAKEFAVNQGIVLIDGIQLTELMLKYKVGVEAENQYTIFRIDNDYFELNNI is encoded by the coding sequence ATGAATAAAGACTGGACAAAATTAAAACAATCAGCAAACGGGCTACCTACATTTGACTCCATCATTCCATATATTTTAGAAGTGCTAAAAAATGATGAAGAGGCAACAATTCATACTATTAGAAATAGAGTATATAAACATTTAAATATTCCAGAAGATATTAAATTGGTCACTTATCCAGAAACAAATGATTTTATCCTTGCTAATCGCTTTAGTTTTGCGTTAAGCGAACTATATAAAGCAGGGGCATTATGTCGTCCCAAAAGAGGGATATACCAAATAACCACATCTGGCAAAAAATTATTAAAAATAAACGGAGATAAACTCACAAAAAAAATGTTAGAAGAAGAGCCAGATTATATTAATTACATCAAAGAATTAGCTATCCGAAACCAGCGCAAAGGAATTTCGACAAGTGTTAGTGAAGATATTGAAAAAGAAAATCCTAAAAAAGAAGTTGGCAGCATTATTGATAATATGAATAATGAAGTTTCTATTGAATTATTAGATAAAATTCGAAATAGTGATCCATATTTTTTCGAGCAACTTGTTGTTGATTTACTTAGCAGAATGGGATATAGCGGAGAAGGTGGAAGTGCCAAAGTAACTAGTCGATCCAATGACGGGGGGATTGATGGTATTATTAATCAGGACCCACTTGGCACGAGTACAGTATATCTCCAAGCTAAAAGATACAAAGAAGATAATAGAATAAATCGATCGGATATACAATCATTTTATGGTGCATTAGCAAGTGTGCGAGCTGATAGAGGAGTTTTTATTACGACCTCTAGTTATACAAGTGGAGCAAAAGAATTTGCTGTTAATCAGGGTATTGTGTTAATTGACGGGATTCAATTAACAGAATTGATGTTGAAGTACAAAGTTGGAGTGGAAGCTGAAAATCAGTATACGATATTCCGGATTGATAATGATTATTTTGAGTTGAATAATATATAA
- a CDS encoding DEAD/DEAH box helicase, translating into MKTKQLKAMEIIEFWRLIEFLNQKAFPIQNMEDRKVQLSKMEELNQNKLTIFEEVTDQQTIKEKIKDNEKLNEQLPITSSDFHIVVGRMQRKIIIDTLYQEFKDRETVENNTENIAMLAMKVNSEGQYIKESLRVSPLLWGMTVCCQYPNKLKTKLKLEEYYKTMATIEAHFFSVNEAENKITVKLLNRLFNYIVKLFVDDYVSIEQKNGVTYYNNLIYTRFKNQKEFDKYNDTLENHSELMISFFQSDFELVLNKLKTTNNQDDFVDYVTALHDDRNRNELENNRKDIRQNDDLLTSMLDPLNSPKGKWPSKHSPVLMQQLAINAYLQQEGKIFSVNGPPGTGKTTLLKELIAHNVVERAAILAEYKNADDAFNTISFKDGSKKYRGYDNEFNHFYGLKNDKINDFNLLVASSNNAAVENITKELPDYASLMDGIDSKETSEIKELFNQRKQETELSFRVRICDKYNKMKIESVKRKDIYFTLLAHLLKYNNDNLENKETLSEWGLISAPLGKRANLSNYFYQVIMPIINYTTGSKKDNQAEFEKVKNKFKKQYQKVQDMQQVLHEISKFKNRKNLNTKPLSRKEKSVFEDIKKYLENIDYLKKKVMVVDYELRQLLPTLKHDYFQFEREKSKLVFLKKDTSILQEKILETTKEIANLEVGKKFHEKVFNRFLKTQRLVGIRQLEQALLDLREYEKSAIITERKQGGIIAYQKEALLEQEQYKVNLENKSQKYHSDIGLYEKRIQIKQSELTNLQAESEAKWVKEITDLEKSGMVILNDAFLSRFHGKNTTIELEAQLANPWITREYDREREKLFYLALQVNKYFILTSEKVKSNLVNLGYLWNFKKNSDKEFCYFSERDRKNCFKELLNTIFLLTPVISTTFASVSRFLADVEEPESLGQLIIDEAGQATPQMAVGALWRFKKAIVVGDPKQVEPVVTEDVKLLLELFAKEEFSWYKSRVISVQTFADSVNYIGSFLSSNDRTEKQWVGCPLVIHRRCLNPMFSISNELAYNNTMLFQTAEPKEAIEKNLVESNSLWISIDGNEIGNKNHHVPEQVKKAVMVVEKAFEKQEGQADMYIISPFTSVIRGFVQEAKKSSILKKYAKANFESWLNTHCGTVHKFQGKEAGEVIFLLGCDASAMGAVNWVNENIVNVAVTRAKYRLYVIGDANVWKKNPSLLVLQNRLEIISSN; encoded by the coding sequence ATGAAAACAAAACAACTAAAAGCCATGGAAATTATTGAATTTTGGCGATTAATAGAATTTTTGAACCAAAAAGCGTTTCCAATACAAAACATGGAAGATAGAAAAGTACAGTTATCAAAAATGGAAGAGCTAAATCAAAACAAACTAACTATTTTTGAGGAAGTAACAGATCAACAAACCATTAAAGAGAAGATTAAAGATAATGAAAAACTTAATGAACAATTACCAATTACTAGTAGTGATTTTCATATTGTAGTTGGTCGGATGCAAAGGAAAATTATTATTGATACACTTTATCAGGAATTCAAAGATAGAGAGACAGTTGAAAATAATACAGAAAACATCGCTATGCTTGCCATGAAAGTCAATTCAGAGGGACAATATATTAAGGAGTCACTTCGAGTATCTCCACTACTATGGGGAATGACAGTGTGTTGTCAGTATCCTAATAAACTTAAGACAAAACTTAAGCTAGAAGAATATTATAAAACGATGGCTACTATTGAAGCACACTTTTTTTCTGTAAATGAAGCAGAAAATAAGATTACTGTGAAATTGTTAAATAGACTTTTTAATTATATAGTGAAGCTTTTTGTTGATGATTATGTTTCTATAGAGCAAAAAAATGGGGTTACATATTATAACAATTTAATTTATACTCGGTTTAAAAATCAGAAAGAATTTGATAAATACAATGATACTTTAGAAAATCATAGTGAATTAATGATAAGCTTTTTTCAAAGTGATTTTGAGCTTGTGTTAAATAAATTAAAGACAACAAACAATCAAGATGATTTCGTTGATTATGTAACAGCACTACATGATGATAGAAATCGAAATGAACTAGAAAATAATCGTAAGGATATTAGACAAAATGATGATTTATTAACAAGCATGTTGGATCCTTTAAACAGTCCTAAAGGGAAATGGCCGTCCAAGCATTCACCTGTTTTAATGCAACAACTAGCTATTAATGCATATTTGCAACAGGAAGGAAAGATTTTTTCTGTAAATGGGCCGCCTGGAACAGGAAAGACAACCTTACTTAAAGAACTGATTGCGCACAATGTGGTAGAAAGAGCAGCGATATTAGCTGAATATAAAAACGCGGACGATGCTTTTAATACAATCTCATTTAAGGATGGGAGTAAGAAGTATAGAGGATATGACAATGAATTTAACCATTTCTATGGACTGAAAAATGATAAAATAAATGACTTTAATTTATTAGTTGCATCATCCAACAATGCAGCGGTTGAAAATATCACAAAAGAATTACCAGACTATGCAAGTTTGATGGATGGTATCGATTCTAAGGAAACCTCAGAAATAAAGGAACTGTTCAATCAACGAAAACAAGAAACAGAATTATCTTTTCGCGTGAGAATATGTGATAAATATAACAAGATGAAAATAGAAAGTGTGAAAAGAAAAGATATCTATTTTACTTTACTTGCTCATTTATTAAAATATAATAATGATAATTTAGAAAATAAGGAAACTCTGAGTGAGTGGGGACTAATTTCCGCTCCATTAGGAAAACGAGCTAATTTATCCAATTATTTTTATCAAGTAATAATGCCAATAATTAATTATACAACTGGTAGCAAAAAAGATAATCAGGCAGAATTTGAAAAAGTTAAAAATAAATTCAAAAAACAATATCAAAAAGTCCAAGATATGCAACAAGTTTTGCATGAAATTAGTAAATTTAAGAACAGGAAGAATTTAAATACAAAGCCATTAAGTCGTAAAGAAAAATCTGTTTTTGAGGATATTAAAAAGTACCTAGAGAATATAGATTATCTCAAAAAAAAGGTAATGGTTGTCGATTATGAATTGAGACAGCTTTTACCAACGTTAAAACATGATTATTTTCAATTTGAAAGAGAAAAAAGTAAATTAGTTTTCTTAAAGAAGGACACAAGTATTTTGCAAGAGAAAATTCTTGAGACCACAAAAGAGATAGCAAATTTAGAGGTTGGCAAAAAGTTTCATGAAAAAGTATTTAATCGATTTTTGAAAACGCAACGCTTAGTAGGAATAAGACAATTAGAACAGGCTCTTCTAGATTTACGAGAGTATGAAAAATCAGCTATTATAACCGAACGAAAACAAGGCGGGATTATCGCTTATCAAAAAGAGGCTTTGCTAGAACAAGAGCAATACAAAGTTAACTTAGAGAATAAATCTCAAAAATATCATAGTGATATTGGTTTATATGAAAAACGGATTCAAATAAAACAAAGTGAGTTAACAAATCTCCAAGCTGAATCTGAGGCCAAGTGGGTAAAAGAGATAACTGATTTAGAGAAGAGTGGGATGGTAATACTAAATGATGCATTTCTTTCCCGATTTCATGGGAAAAATACAACTATAGAATTGGAAGCGCAACTTGCAAATCCTTGGATAACAAGAGAGTATGATCGAGAAAGAGAAAAACTATTCTATTTAGCTTTACAAGTGAATAAATATTTTATTTTAACTTCAGAAAAAGTGAAATCAAACCTTGTTAATCTAGGCTACTTGTGGAATTTCAAGAAGAATAGTGATAAGGAATTTTGTTATTTTTCCGAGCGAGATAGAAAGAATTGTTTTAAAGAGTTGTTAAATACAATTTTTCTATTAACACCAGTTATTTCAACAACATTTGCTTCTGTTAGCAGGTTTTTAGCCGATGTAGAGGAACCGGAAAGTTTAGGGCAATTAATTATTGATGAAGCTGGACAGGCTACTCCCCAAATGGCTGTTGGTGCACTTTGGCGATTTAAAAAAGCTATTGTTGTGGGTGACCCTAAGCAAGTGGAACCGGTAGTAACTGAAGATGTTAAACTTTTATTAGAGCTATTTGCAAAGGAAGAATTTTCTTGGTATAAGAGCAGGGTGATTTCTGTACAGACTTTTGCTGACAGCGTGAATTATATTGGAAGTTTTCTTTCTTCTAATGATCGAACCGAAAAGCAATGGGTGGGTTGCCCATTAGTTATTCACCGACGCTGTTTAAATCCAATGTTTTCTATTTCAAATGAACTGGCTTATAACAACACAATGCTTTTTCAAACAGCTGAGCCTAAAGAAGCAATTGAAAAAAATTTAGTTGAATCAAACTCATTGTGGATTTCAATTGACGGAAATGAAATAGGTAATAAAAACCATCATGTACCAGAACAAGTGAAAAAGGCTGTAATGGTAGTCGAGAAAGCATTTGAAAAGCAGGAAGGTCAAGCTGATATGTATATTATTTCTCCTTTTACATCAGTAATAAGAGGATTTGTACAAGAAGCTAAAAAATCATCTATACTAAAAAAATATGCTAAGGCAAATTTTGAGTCATGGCTCAATACTCATTGTGGAACAGTCCATAAATTCCAAGGAAAAGAGGCTGGAGAAGTAATCTTTTTACTAGGATGTGATGCTAGTGCAATGGGTGCGGTTAATTGGGTGAACGAAAATATTGTAAATGTTGCTGTAACAAGAGCTAAATATCGATTATATGTTATTGGAGATGCTAATGTCTGGAAGAAGAATCCTTCTTTGCTTGTGTTGCAAAATAGGTTAGAGATAATATCTAGTAATTAG